In Desmospora profundinema, the sequence CACCGATGACTAAGCTGGAAGCCAAGTTAATAAACAGAACCACAATCGTTGGAGTCAGAAGCATTTTATTCACCCAGAGCGCATCGATTCCTTCTTTCATTTCCATCCATAAGGACGTTTGTCCCTGTTTGGATCGTGTATCCGGAGCTGGAATATGGGTAAGCTGAACAAAGAGAAAAACCAAGCACAAGCAAACCAAAAAGACGGTAAAACTAACCTGATAAGAGTAGATGGCAATCAAGAAGCCCGCGATGCCGGGCCCGATCATATTAATCAAAGTATCCACAAAGGATAACTTTGCATTTGCTGCGGTTAATTGCTGCTTACTGATGATCTGAGGCAGCACGGAATGATGTGAGTTACCGAAAGTATAACCTGCAGCAGATAGGATAAACCCTAAGATATATAAATGCCAGAGTTCAATATGCTCCACATAGAGAAGATAAATAATGCCTCCCAACGTGATGATCCTTACCAGTGTGGTCATGGACATCACCCATTTCCGATGGTACCGATCCACAATCACACCAGCAATCATCCCAATAAAAATGTTGGGAAAGAAATCAATCGCTCTCATCGTACTCATCGCCAGTGCCGATTGCGTCATATCATAGATGAGAAGTGGAAGAGCAATTAAATAAATTTGAAACCCGAAGTTGGAAAGGATCGATCCCGTCCATAAAAATAAAAAGTCTCGATTATGCCAAAGCGACCGCGGTCTTGACTGAACACTGGGTTGAAGTTGAACGTTCGTTTGACTGGCCCCCAATTGGTTTGCCCCCTCCTTACCAGACAATCAATTCTGTTTTTTCACCCTTTGTTAGTTCATCTAGAAAAAAGGTGTGAAATAAGTGTAAAGTGATGATGATTATCTCACCTTTAATGAACATTTTATAATGAAATGATTTAAACACTACCTTATCACTTTATGAATCGTTTGAAAAG encodes:
- a CDS encoding MFS transporter, whose amino-acid sequence is MGASQTNVQLQPSVQSRPRSLWHNRDFLFLWTGSILSNFGFQIYLIALPLLIYDMTQSALAMSTMRAIDFFPNIFIGMIAGVIVDRYHRKWVMSMTTLVRIITLGGIIYLLYVEHIELWHLYILGFILSAAGYTFGNSHHSVLPQIISKQQLTAANAKLSFVDTLINMIGPGIAGFLIAIYSYQVSFTVFLVCLCLVFLFVQLTHIPAPDTRSKQGQTSLWMEMKEGIDALWVNKMLLTPTIVVLFINLASSLVIGVLIFYAADWLHASEKQIGLMYSMGAVGGLLGSLCIPVLRKRYGRGQIYVWCLFLEGISYVVLVLSQTWWMVGISLLIRVFSITMSNIVYFTIRQELTPNHLLGRVAGTSSMLMKLALPLGLFLSGIWAEFLPIKLLFVTSMSMVFLMFLFLRRHPFAAFQ